From Montipora foliosa isolate CH-2021 chromosome 6, ASM3666993v2, whole genome shotgun sequence, a single genomic window includes:
- the LOC138005516 gene encoding uncharacterized protein, whose amino-acid sequence MSQRLQPQFGILEPFDGVDFTDYSERLNSYFVANNIGQVAADASDAAKREADKRKVAVTISLIGKQTYSTLKDLCLPNLPAEKTYDQLTEILKGYYKPKVLEVAESYRFHHTLQSENETVTDYANKLKRLAVNCNFGTYLTRALRDQFVGGVKSQATKKKLLSEDRTFEQALKVAQADEMAEKESKQLQSNSNLSAKVQAVHSVPKESSPAHPVNKQQSATTRKTHAKFCFRCGSSQHLANKCIHNTSVCNFCKKKGHIAKVCFKKKKEGSCYTTHLVTATPTQEVNTTEGHGDTPDHFTVYMRSVKSPNSPTPTPPLYKLSVTVDSKEIPMEIDTVVLLPC is encoded by the coding sequence ATGTCACAACGATTACAACCTCAATTTGGTATTCTGGAGCCGTTCGATGGCGTTGATTTTACGGATTACAGTGAACGCTTAAACTCCTACTTCGTGGCAAATAATATTGGCCAAGTTGCAGCAGACGCTTCCGATGCCGCCAAGCGAGAAGCAGATAAGAGAAAAGTTGCCGTTACAATTTCCCTGATCGGTAAGCAAACGTATAGCACTCTTaaagatctttgtttaccaAATTTACCCGCTGAGAAGACATACGATCAGCTTACAGAAATTTTGAAAGGCTATTACAAACCCAAAGTACTTGAAGTTGCAGAATCCTATCGTTTCCATCATACACTTCAGagtgaaaatgaaactgttactgaCTATGCTAACAAATTAAAACGTTTAGCAGTGAACTGTAATTTTGGTACATATCTTACAAGAGCCTTGAGAGATCAATTCGTGGGGGGTGTGAAAAGTCAAGCTACAAAGAAGAAACTCCTTTCTGAGGACCGTACTTTCGAACAAGCTTTAAAGGTTGCTCAAGCAGACgaaatggcagaaaaagaatCCAAACAACTTCAGTCTAATTCTAATTTAAGTGCTAAAGTTCAGGCTGTGCATTCTGTGCCAAAGGAATCTAGTCCAGCACATCCAGTAAACAAACAACAGTCAGCGACTACCAGAAAAACTCAtgcgaaattttgttttcgttgtggATCCTCACAACATTTGGCAAATAAGTGCATCCACAACACATCTGTTTGTAACTTCTGTAAGAAGAAGGGACATATAgccaaagtttgttttaagaagaaaaaggaaggtAGTTGCTACACAACTCACCTTGTTACGGCTACACCTACTCAAGAAGTAAATACTACTGAAGGTCATGGAGACACTCCCGACCATTTTACAGTCTACATGCGGAGTGTAAAATCTCCCAACAGTCCGACACCTACCCCACCACTTTACAAACTTTCAGTTACAGTTGACAGTAAAGAGATTCCGATGGAAATTGACACGGTAGTGCTGTTACCTTGTTAA